The following are encoded in a window of Lagenorhynchus albirostris chromosome 3, mLagAlb1.1, whole genome shotgun sequence genomic DNA:
- the LOC132518627 gene encoding LOW QUALITY PROTEIN: olfactory receptor 2V1-like (The sequence of the model RefSeq protein was modified relative to this genomic sequence to represent the inferred CDS: inserted 2 bases in 1 codon), producing MDKRNEISGADFILLGLFLDMKHIRFFIGAMLVIYTVALTLNFVLILLICMDSHLHTPVYFLLSQLALMDVMLISSTVPKMATNFFSGRRNISRVACGTQIFFFLTLGIAECILITLMSYDRYVAICNPLRYALIMRQKVCLQMAAISWAGGALTSLAHTAYPMHFPTCGSREISHFLCEVMAILKLACXYEKAVIVTSIVVLLIPLSLIMFSYALIFLAILRMKSPEGRDKALATCSSHLTVVCLYYGPAMVVYMRPSSYHNPKLDQVLLVLGPILTPLLNPLIYGLRNKEVVGALRKVLS from the exons AtggataaaagaaatgaaatctcagGAGCTGACTTCATCCTCCTAGGCCTTTTCCTGGATATGAAACACATCAGATTTTTTATTGGTGCTATGCTTGTGATTTACACTGTGGCTCTGACTTTGAACTTTGTCCTAATTCTCCTGATCTGCATGGATTCTCACCTCCACACGCCCGTGTACTTCCTGCTCAGCCAACTGGCTCTCATGGACGTGATGTTAATCTCTAGCACAGTACCCAAGATGGCAACCAATTTCTTCTCCGGGAGGAGAAACATATCACGAGTGGCCTGTGGGACTCAGATCTTCTTCTTCCTGACTCTAGGAATTGCTGAGTGCATCCTCATCACCCTCATGTCCTATGACCGGTATGTGGCCATCTGTAACCCTCTGAGATACGCCCTCATCATGAGACAGAAGGTCTGTCTGCAGATGGCTGCCATCTCCTGGGCTGGGGGCGCCCTTACATCACTCGCACACACGGCCTACCCCATGCATTTCCCCACCTGTGGTTCCAGAGAGATTTCCCATTTCCTCTGTGAGGTCATGGCCATTCTAAAATTGGCCTG CTATGAGAAGGCTGTGATAGTGACAAGCATTGTGGTGCTCCTCATCCCCTTGTCCCTTATCATGTTCTCTTATGCTCTCATCTTCCTTGCCATCCTCCGCATGAAATCCCCAGAGGGAAGGGACAAAGCCTTAGCCACTTGCTCTTCCCACTTGACTGTAGTGTGCCTCTATTACGGCCCTGCCATGGTGGTCTACATGAGGCCTAGTTCCTATCATAATCCCAAGCTGGACCAGGTCCTCCTTGTACTTGGCCCTATTCTCACACCTTTGCTAAATCCTCTGATTTATGGTCTTAGGAACAAAGAAGTGGTGGGGGCCCTAAGGAAGGTACTGAGTTGA